The Halioglobus maricola genome segment GGAACAGTTTTCAACATCGACCCGTACTCCGTTTACCAGTATCCAGTGACGCCAGTGTAGTTGAAATCAACCGTGGTTTTCGTGTCACCGATCAATACATAAAACGTTTCTCAGGCCGTCTTTTTCTGCCAATACCACTCCACCGGGCGGCCGAGATAGGCCAGCAGGTGATGGCAGATATCCAGCGCGTCCTCACCAGCACCCGACATGAAACTGGAGCGGCGACGGCGCATGAAAGGCAGCCCCATCAGGTAGACACCGGGAAGCTCGGTAACCCCGCCATTGTGACGTGGCATTCCCCGGGCATCCATAACCGGTAAGTCCAACCAGCTGTAGTCAGGGCGATAGCCCGTCGCCCAGATCACCGTGCTGATACCCTCGCTGGCGAGCTCCATTTCGAGCCTCTGGTTTGACGCAAGCTGGGTGGGCTCAGTCCGGGTCGCCGGACCCTGGGCACCGGCCCCATCCGGGCTGGACTCGATATATTGATCAATGCGATCCAACATCCGGTTCAGCTTCAAGTCTGCCAGGCGCACCACGTTTGCCAGGCCACCAGAGAACTGCAGCCGGCCATCACGTGCACCCGCCAGGCGGCCGACCACTTCCACACCTTCCGCCTGCAAACTATTGAGATCCAGGTCGGCGAAGTCGTCGCTGCCCATCAACTGTGCAGACGGCAAGCGGCGCACCCTGCGCACATCATCCACCTGCTCCCAGTCTTCATCCAATAGCCCTGTCGCATCCATCCAATACTGAATGTCCTTGCCCCGGTAACGACGTGGCATGCGCACATGCTCGCCCGTGGCCAGCAAGACTTTGCGGCCGGAGCGGCTGATTTCGCGGGCGATCTGGGCACCACTTGCGGCAGCACCGACAACCAGAACACCACCGGGCGCCAGCCGATCAGGATTGCGATAGCGGTGGGTATCCAACTGCTCAACTTGCGCTCCCATCCCCTCGGAGAACCGTGGAATAGTAGGCGTACTGAAGGCACCGCTGGCGACGATGATCGACATACAGTGCCAGTCGCCGCAATTCGTCTTCACGCGATACCCGGAACCGACAGGCTCGACACCTGTGACACGGGTTTGCACCTGCACCGGCGCCTCGCTCTGACGCGCATAGCCGCTGATGAAATCGACCACCTCACCCATATGCATATAGCCATCAGGGTTGTCGCCGCTGTAGCCCATTCCCGGCAGCTGGCTCTGCCAGTTGGGAGTGAGCAAACGAAGTGAATCCCAGCGCTCGGTGCGCCATGAATTGGCCACCTCTCCCCGCTCCAGCACTACGTGATCGATGCCAAAGCGAGAAAGATAGTGGCTGCAGGACAGGCCCGCCTGCCCCGCTCCCACCACGACGACCGTGGTGAGGCGGGGAGGCGTTGTATACAGTTTCGCGTTCATGAGCGAACCTCAACCTCCACCATGGAGGGGTTGGTGACAATGTCATACACCGCTGAGCGTTTCTGGGACTGGGCCACGACGGCCTCTATCTCGTCCGCGCTTGCATCGGCATCAATATCAAAGATCACCTTGATTCCCTGGTAACCGTTACGCACGTCACTATCGATACCGAGAATGCCCTGCAGGTCCATGTCACCGCAGACAGTGGCCTTGACCGAGTGCAGCTGGATGCTGCGGTTCTGAGCGACCGAGGCAACGCCAGCGGTCAGGCAGCTGGCAAGACCCACCAACACATATTCCACCGGTGTAGCGCCGTTGTCTTCCGCTGCAAACACCTCGGGGTGATCTGCATCGAACTTAAAGCAGCGTTTGTGGCTCTGCTCTTCACCCAGGCCAGCAAAGTTCTCCACTTCAGCGCGAGTGTGGGTGCCATGCACCCACTGACAGGTGGTGCGCCACTGAAACATCGCCGCCGCAGGTGCTTCGGTCAAAG includes the following:
- a CDS encoding NAD(P)-binding domain-containing protein, whose amino-acid sequence is MNAKLYTTPPRLTTVVVVGAGQAGLSCSHYLSRFGIDHVVLERGEVANSWRTERWDSLRLLTPNWQSQLPGMGYSGDNPDGYMHMGEVVDFISGYARQSEAPVQVQTRVTGVEPVGSGYRVKTNCGDWHCMSIIVASGAFSTPTIPRFSEGMGAQVEQLDTHRYRNPDRLAPGGVLVVGAAASGAQIAREISRSGRKVLLATGEHVRMPRRYRGKDIQYWMDATGLLDEDWEQVDDVRRVRRLPSAQLMGSDDFADLDLNSLQAEGVEVVGRLAGARDGRLQFSGGLANVVRLADLKLNRMLDRIDQYIESSPDGAGAQGPATRTEPTQLASNQRLEMELASEGISTVIWATGYRPDYSWLDLPVMDARGMPRHNGGVTELPGVYLMGLPFMRRRRSSFMSGAGEDALDICHHLLAYLGRPVEWYWQKKTA
- a CDS encoding OsmC family protein produces the protein MNTYTKIVDNGVNVEALLGAREALTEAPAAAMFQWRTTCQWVHGTHTRAEVENFAGLGEEQSHKRCFKFDADHPEVFAAEDNGATPVEYVLVGLASCLTAGVASVAQNRSIQLHSVKATVCGDMDLQGILGIDSDVRNGYQGIKVIFDIDADASADEIEAVVAQSQKRSAVYDIVTNPSMVEVEVRS